TCAAAAAAGTGGCGCAGTTCTCTAACATTCATTGTAAGCACTATTTTTGTTGCCGCGGCATTTGGCAAAATATATCTTGCATCTTCTGCAAGTACGCCATTTGCGAGCATTTTATCGTATATTTTTTTAATATTTTTAATTTCTTTTTTGTACTCGGCAAGCAACTCTTTTTTATTTTTTATTGCCGGCGGTATAACACATTCAAGTTCGCCTTTTACTTTTACATAACGCTGGCTTTGCACTGAAAAAGACGCAATTCTATGCCTTGTTAACTGTGCCAAAAGCGCTCGCGATACGCCTTCTATGCCAAAAGTAAATGAAGCATGCTCCAACACCGAGTAATGGCCTGAAGAAATTACCCGTGCAAGCAGGTCTTTTACTTTTACTGGAACAAGTTTTGTGTTTAGCTCATCTATTGAAACGCTGGAGTAGCAAAGGCGTGCGGCAAGGGCACAAGTTTTTTCTGGTTCTGGGGTATGTTTTAAAAGTTTTACAAGCATTTTATTTTACCGGAATATATCGTA
The DNA window shown above is from Endomicrobiales bacterium and carries:
- the thyX gene encoding FAD-dependent thymidylate synthase, coding for MLVKLLKHTPEPEKTCALAARLCYSSVSIDELNTKLVPVKVKDLLARVISSGHYSVLEHASFTFGIEGVSRALLAQLTRHRIASFSVQSQRYVKVKGELECVIPPAIKNKKELLAEYKKEIKNIKKIYDKMLANGVLAEDARYILPNAAATKIVLTMNVRELRHFFELRCCNRAQWEIRAMACQMLNLAKSVAPLLFEGAGPSCVQSICTESEFCGKPWGKLKIQR